A single genomic interval of Nitrospirota bacterium harbors:
- a CDS encoding P-II family nitrogen regulator: MISLTLHPMKEIKIVVEGEQVKFVTDMLDRVGATGYTIINNVSGKGHHGFHEGHLLFNDTSSQVIVFTVVPEERVEPILAGLGPLFNKHSGAMFVTDVAVSRRDRFVAK, encoded by the coding sequence ATGATCAGCTTAACACTGCATCCCATGAAAGAAATTAAGATCGTAGTCGAGGGCGAGCAGGTCAAATTTGTGACCGACATGCTGGATCGTGTCGGCGCAACCGGCTACACGATCATCAACAATGTATCGGGCAAGGGCCATCACGGATTTCATGAGGGCCATTTGCTCTTTAACGACACCAGCAGCCAGGTGATCGTCTTCACGGTCGTGCCGGAAGAGCGAGTCGAACCGATTCTGGCGGGCCTGGGTCCGCTCTTCAATAAACATTCAGGCGCGATGTTTGTGACGGACGTGGCCGTCAGCCGTCGTGATCGCTTCGTCGCCAAATAA
- a CDS encoding PAS domain S-box protein codes for MPSSRRSRPKLSAQAQSDIAAGEVLVWLSDCIQGGLCFVSHGAVIFENAQFGELVEAPHPGSELPLRTRLLDEAMAWNHEPLGARDTTEYRMTDRQGDPLIYECRFNVVPYRGDNGVLIVLENVTERTLLSQEASQVARFQSVLARIGTLAVSGTPVQEIMNEAARLTAEALHVELCKILIPRESDEHLYLVAGTGWPEGLIGTLTVEGGTHSQAGFAIRERQPVVVRDLRTETRFMPSKLLSEHGGIAGMSVPMMVQDRVYGVMGAHCKSVRDFSPKELEFLRSVANTVATVLERWRREETQLQLYHRMFELVQDGVMLTDTQGALLEWNPAMERLSGWTRHEVIGRTPSLLRSGKHPPEFFERMWQTIRSGSAFVDRVVNRRKDGSEFLAWESVSPVKDPDGTIRYFLAILTDLSEREQMLEALRHTEQVKLVGQLAGGILHEVRNPLIGLGSLATHLADQDTLPQAARDRCRLIAREAARIDDLLESHLGQLRPRPFEIAPCDLSSLLDDTLTLLHPNLSKHRVSVKRNLAANLPLVEASRAHMLQVCLNIAMNAIDAMPNGGELTITLRPETRRGLGLLMTVADSGKGISPENLQRIYEPFFTNGKAKGVGLGLTITRDIIERHGGHLLIHSPPGSGAVVDVWLPLKCEG; via the coding sequence ATGCCTTCCTCACGTCGATCACGTCCCAAGCTATCCGCCCAGGCGCAATCGGACATCGCCGCCGGGGAAGTCTTGGTGTGGCTCAGTGACTGCATCCAGGGCGGCCTCTGTTTTGTGTCCCACGGCGCCGTGATCTTCGAAAACGCGCAGTTCGGAGAGCTGGTCGAGGCACCTCATCCGGGGTCGGAGCTTCCGCTGCGAACGCGTCTTCTCGATGAGGCGATGGCCTGGAATCACGAACCGCTCGGAGCCCGTGACACAACGGAATATCGCATGACGGATCGACAGGGCGATCCGCTCATTTACGAATGCCGATTCAACGTCGTTCCCTATCGCGGCGACAACGGCGTGCTCATCGTGCTGGAAAATGTCACGGAGCGGACTCTGCTCTCGCAGGAAGCCTCCCAGGTGGCCCGGTTTCAGTCGGTCCTCGCGCGCATCGGAACGCTGGCGGTGAGCGGAACCCCGGTCCAAGAAATCATGAACGAGGCCGCGCGCCTGACGGCCGAGGCCTTGCACGTGGAACTCTGCAAAATTCTCATTCCTCGTGAGTCGGATGAGCACCTGTATCTCGTCGCCGGTACCGGGTGGCCTGAAGGGCTCATCGGAACCTTGACGGTAGAGGGAGGTACGCATTCTCAGGCGGGTTTTGCGATCCGCGAACGGCAGCCGGTAGTCGTGCGCGACTTGCGCACAGAAACGCGCTTCATGCCCTCGAAGCTCCTGTCGGAACATGGCGGCATTGCCGGCATGAGTGTGCCCATGATGGTGCAGGATCGGGTGTACGGGGTCATGGGGGCGCACTGCAAGTCCGTGCGTGATTTTTCACCCAAAGAATTGGAGTTTCTCCGCTCGGTCGCCAACACGGTAGCCACCGTGCTCGAACGATGGCGGCGAGAAGAAACGCAGCTTCAGCTCTATCACCGGATGTTCGAACTGGTGCAGGACGGCGTCATGTTAACCGATACGCAGGGGGCGCTCCTGGAATGGAACCCCGCGATGGAACGTCTGTCGGGCTGGACACGGCACGAGGTCATCGGGCGAACGCCGTCGTTACTGAGATCCGGAAAGCATCCGCCGGAATTCTTCGAGCGCATGTGGCAGACGATCCGCTCCGGGTCGGCCTTCGTCGACCGTGTGGTGAACCGCCGCAAGGACGGGTCCGAGTTTCTGGCGTGGGAAAGCGTGAGCCCGGTCAAAGACCCGGACGGGACCATCCGCTACTTTCTCGCCATCCTGACCGACCTCAGCGAGCGCGAACAGATGCTGGAAGCCCTGCGCCATACGGAACAGGTGAAACTCGTCGGCCAACTCGCCGGCGGCATCCTCCACGAAGTCCGCAATCCTCTTATCGGACTCGGGAGCCTCGCCACCCATCTGGCCGACCAGGACACGCTCCCTCAAGCCGCGCGCGACCGGTGCCGCTTGATCGCGCGCGAAGCGGCGCGGATCGACGACCTCCTGGAATCTCATCTTGGGCAGTTGCGGCCACGACCCTTCGAGATCGCCCCCTGTGACCTGTCCTCGCTGCTTGACGACACCCTGACCCTGTTGCATCCGAACCTATCGAAGCACCGCGTGTCCGTGAAGAGAAACCTGGCCGCGAACCTTCCCTTGGTGGAGGCCTCGCGAGCCCATATGCTCCAGGTGTGTCTGAACATCGCCATGAATGCGATCGACGCGATGCCGAACGGCGGAGAATTGACGATCACCCTCAGGCCGGAGACCAGGCGAGGCCTAGGGCTGCTCATGACTGTCGCCGATTCCGGGAAGGGCATCTCCCCTGAAAACTTGCAGCGCATCTACGAACCGTTCTTTACGAATGGAAAAGCCAAAGGTGTCGGTCTTGGGCTGACCATTACCCGCGACATCATCGAGCGACATGGCGGCCACTTGCTGATTCACAGTCCACCTGGCAGCGGGGCCGTCGTGGACGTCTGGCTTCCACTGAAATGCGAGGGCTAA
- a CDS encoding sigma-54 dependent transcriptional regulator — translation MAWQLLLVEDEASVREAFALRLTGQGYLVQTAGSGEDALTLLRSFEPDILVLDLVMPNLSGLDVLARVKQTTPELLVIVLTARGTVKDAVEAMRLGAFDFVAKSIDMDDLHHTLRRATDLLTLRRQVQLHTSQDAKGYAIDRIIANSPAMQTFMQQVRELAKSDRVTVLLQGETGTGKQYMGRVIHFNSPRADKPCMEVDCPSIPRELFESELFGHEKGSFTGAAGRKCGLLELADGGTVLFDEIGDLPLPLQAKLLRVIEERTLRRVGGAATIPVDVRFMAATNRDLKEAVAKGEFREDLYYRLNVVTLTVPPLRERGDEIIPLAEQFLIRSAVALKKPVRTLGASAQALLRQYRFPGNIRELSNLMERAVLFCQGSTLEAANFPSDVHSGSLPSVPAAQTHPIPASDASDPTAVQISFRVGEQSLNDLEDRIIAEVLQRSDGNKTLAAKHLGITRWMLDRRRKP, via the coding sequence ATGGCATGGCAACTTCTACTGGTCGAGGATGAAGCGTCCGTTCGGGAGGCCTTCGCCCTGCGTCTCACCGGCCAGGGCTACCTCGTCCAAACGGCGGGATCGGGGGAAGACGCCCTCACCCTCCTGCGCTCCTTCGAGCCGGATATCCTGGTGTTGGATCTCGTCATGCCCAACCTCTCGGGCCTGGACGTCCTCGCCCGGGTGAAACAAACCACACCGGAGCTTCTCGTGATCGTGCTGACCGCCAGAGGAACGGTAAAGGATGCGGTCGAAGCCATGCGGCTCGGGGCCTTCGATTTTGTGGCTAAGTCCATCGACATGGACGATCTCCACCACACCCTGCGCCGCGCAACGGATCTGCTCACGCTGCGCCGGCAGGTCCAACTGCACACCAGTCAGGATGCAAAGGGCTATGCGATCGATCGCATCATCGCAAACAGTCCCGCCATGCAGACGTTTATGCAGCAGGTTCGGGAATTGGCCAAGAGCGATCGCGTGACGGTCCTGCTCCAAGGCGAGACCGGGACCGGCAAGCAGTACATGGGCCGCGTGATCCATTTCAACAGTCCACGGGCAGACAAGCCCTGCATGGAAGTGGATTGCCCCTCTATCCCGCGCGAACTGTTCGAGAGCGAATTGTTCGGCCATGAGAAGGGATCGTTTACGGGGGCTGCAGGACGAAAATGCGGACTGCTCGAACTGGCCGATGGCGGGACGGTCCTCTTCGATGAAATCGGCGACTTGCCGCTCCCCCTGCAGGCGAAGCTCTTACGGGTGATCGAAGAGCGGACGTTGCGTCGCGTCGGAGGCGCGGCCACGATCCCTGTGGATGTCCGTTTCATGGCCGCGACGAATCGTGATCTCAAAGAGGCGGTCGCGAAGGGCGAGTTTCGCGAGGATCTCTACTATCGGCTCAACGTCGTGACGCTCACCGTCCCGCCGCTCCGCGAACGAGGCGACGAGATCATTCCTCTCGCCGAGCAGTTTCTCATTCGTTCTGCGGTGGCGCTCAAGAAGCCGGTCCGCACATTGGGCGCGAGCGCACAGGCCCTCTTGCGCCAATACCGCTTCCCCGGCAATATCCGTGAGTTGAGCAATCTCATGGAACGGGCCGTCCTGTTCTGCCAAGGCTCAACCCTCGAAGCCGCCAACTTTCCCTCCGATGTCCATAGCGGAAGCCTGCCATCGGTCCCAGCAGCGCAGACACATCCGATTCCTGCATCGGATGCGTCCGATCCCACCGCCGTCCAGATCTCCTTTCGAGTCGGAGAGCAATCGCTGAACGATCTTGAAGATCGGATCATCGCCGAGGTGCTGCAGCGGTCAGACGGCAACAAGACCCTAGCCGCCAAACATCTCGGCATCACGCGCTGGATGCTGGACCGGCGGCGCAAACCGTAA